A window of Chryseobacterium sp. IHB B 17019 genomic DNA:
TCCTGCTCGTACTGATTATGAATAGGAATTACAAACAATTTCTTATCCATAAAAAGTGCTTCTGCAGGGCTTTCAAAACCTGCGTTGCAAAGAATTCCGTCACAATTTTCAAAAGATTTTAAATATTGAATTTCATCAATCGGGAAAACCTCAACATTGCTATCTTTAAACTGAAGCTTGCTGTACTTGGAAAAAACTTTCCATTCAACAGAAATCTGCTTTAATACTTTAATGATATTTTCATCTGAAAAACTGGGAAGATAAACCAAATAAAAACCTTTTTTATCAGGGTGAAGATTTCGTATTTTTCTCCTGATCACCGGTTTTTTAATCTGAGGATGATAATTTTCAAAATGAAAACCTATTTTCCTGTCACTGGGAACATAATATTTTAACACCAGTTCACCGAAAAAGTCTTTCTTTTCAGGCTTGGGTGTTTCCTTAAACAACATGGAAGCCTGATGGCTCAATTCGATCATTGGAAGTTTCTTTAATTTACAGGCCCAACCTGTAAGAGGTTCGTAATCATTGATGATCAAATCGTATTTTGAGAGCTCAATTTCTTTTATCGTTTTAATGGCTTCAAGAAATTTATTCTCTGTGAAAGTTTTTCGATAGGATAAACCGCCTGTTTTGTCATAAAGAAGGGAAATTCCTTTGTGTTGA
This region includes:
- a CDS encoding glycosyltransferase family protein; this encodes MKILYAFQGTGNGHVARAQEIVPILKKYASVDTLISGHQSQLKADFDVNFQHKGISLLYDKTGGLSYRKTFTENKFLEAIKTIKEIELSKYDLIINDYEPLTGWACKLKKLPMIELSHQASMLFKETPKPEKKDFFGELVLKYYVPSDRKIGFHFENYHPQIKKPVIRRKIRNLHPDKKGFYLVYLPSFSDENIIKVLKQISVEWKVFSKYSKLQFKDSNVEVFPIDEIQYLKSFENCDGILCNAGFESPAEALFMDKKLFVIPIHNQYEQECNACALDKMGIPNSKVLKLEEIQNWVASDQHLKVNYPDDIEEILVNEVLTL